Genomic segment of Thermithiobacillus plumbiphilus:
CACCGCCGCCAGCGCGGCCATGCCGGCGGTTTCGGTGCGCAGGATTCTCGGACCCAGGCGGATGCCGGTGAACCCTGCCGCCGCGGCGGCCTGGACCTCGGCTGCGCTCAGGCCACCTTCCGGGCCGATGAGTAATGTGACCGATGTTCCTCGCGGATGCTCCAGATCACGTAGTCCCTGGCAGGCGCCGCCGTGCAGGACCAGTCTTAGACCGCATTCGGCCTGTGCCAGTGCGCTGGCGAAATCCAGCGCGGGCAGCACCATCGGCACGCGGTTGCGGCCGGACTGTTCGCAGGCGGCAATGGCGATATCCTGCCAGTGCTGGCGCCGCTTCTCTGCCTTGTCCGCATCCAGGCGCACCACGGTCGCGCTACAGAAAACGGGCCGGATGCTGGCCACCCCGAGTTCCACGGCCTTCTGCACGGTGAAATCCATCCGTTCGCCCTTGGAAATCCCGGCCAGCA
This window contains:
- a CDS encoding 16S rRNA (uracil(1498)-N(3))-methyltransferase, translated to MCYIARMREIRIHTQAPLELGAETVLAVSPSRHLIRVLRQGTGARVTLFNGDNREYLAEITQADPQATRLRVLEECAVNRESPLAVHLLAGISKGERMDFTVQKAVELGVASIRPVFCSATVVRLDADKAEKRRQHWQDIAIAACEQSGRNRVPMVLPALDFASALAQAECGLRLVLHGGACQGLRDLEHPRGTSVTLLIGPEGGLSAAEVQAAAAAGFTGIRLGPRILRTETAGMAALAAVQTLWGDW